From Myxococcales bacterium, the proteins below share one genomic window:
- a CDS encoding tRNA-dihydrouridine synthase, translated as MASPCVVGRAVGPQVRYGSGVTSTPTPEAPSFDAVFANKPVILAPMEDITDDVFRRLCRGVGADVCVTEFVNVEGLLRGCRNAKRKIRLSEDDVLTSIQIYGSSPERLAEAARVAADARPFYVDINCGCWVPKIAGRGAGAGWLRDPKAMVEMAAMVVRAVDAPVTVKTRIGYGPESDMPIVDLARRLEDVGVRALTVHCRTAQMGHSGAADWSWARKAREAVKIPVIVNGDVRSGEDAVRAIAETGCAGVMVGRRAIEHPWVFREAYGLLREGRTVPQPTAQERIALCKEHLRANVAARGEPHGVRCTRRHLSGYLHGLPGASKLRQELNLCDSLEGCLAILDGARALAA; from the coding sequence ATGGCGAGCCCATGCGTGGTCGGACGTGCGGTCGGGCCTCAAGTGCGCTACGGAAGCGGCGTGACCTCGACTCCCACGCCCGAAGCGCCCTCGTTCGACGCCGTTTTCGCGAACAAACCCGTGATTTTGGCCCCTATGGAAGACATCACCGACGACGTCTTCCGCAGGCTCTGCCGAGGCGTCGGCGCCGACGTGTGCGTGACCGAGTTCGTGAACGTCGAGGGGCTTCTCCGCGGCTGCCGGAACGCCAAGCGCAAAATCCGCCTCTCCGAGGACGACGTGCTCACGTCGATCCAGATCTACGGCTCGAGCCCCGAGCGCCTCGCCGAGGCCGCCCGTGTCGCGGCCGACGCGCGCCCCTTCTACGTCGACATCAACTGCGGCTGCTGGGTGCCCAAGATCGCCGGCCGCGGCGCTGGCGCCGGGTGGCTCCGCGATCCGAAGGCCATGGTCGAGATGGCGGCGATGGTGGTCCGCGCCGTCGACGCGCCCGTCACGGTGAAGACCCGCATCGGCTACGGGCCCGAGTCGGACATGCCCATCGTCGACCTCGCTCGTCGCCTCGAGGACGTCGGCGTGCGCGCCCTCACCGTGCACTGCCGCACCGCCCAGATGGGCCACTCGGGCGCGGCCGATTGGTCGTGGGCCCGCAAGGCCCGAGAGGCGGTCAAGATCCCGGTCATCGTCAACGGCGACGTGCGCTCCGGCGAGGACGCCGTCCGCGCCATCGCCGAGACAGGGTGCGCCGGCGTCATGGTCGGGCGGCGCGCGATCGAGCATCCTTGGGTCTTCCGTGAGGCGTACGGCCTCCTCCGTGAGGGTAGGACCGTGCCCCAGCCCACCGCGCAGGAGCGCATCGCGCTGTGCAAAGAGCACCTCCGCGCCAACGTCGCCGCGCGCGGGGAGCCTCACGGGGTGCGCTGCACACGTCGTCACCTGTCCGGGTACCTGCACGGCCTCCCCGGTGCGTCGAAGCTCCGGCAAGAGCTGAACTTGTGCGACTCGCTCGAGGGTTGCCTCGCCATCCTCGACGGCGCGCGCGCCCTCGCGGCCTGA
- a CDS encoding DUF4286 domain-containing protein translates to MAVFYEVVCRFDDEAHVAPFVAWLEGRHVGDVVSAGAKRGEILLPLGEPREVRVLYTYSSDEAFSAYEAGPASSLRAESLAFLRALGAEGKVTFTRSRGTLVVP, encoded by the coding sequence ATGGCGGTCTTCTACGAGGTCGTGTGCCGGTTCGACGACGAGGCCCACGTCGCGCCCTTCGTGGCCTGGCTCGAGGGCCGTCACGTCGGTGACGTCGTCTCCGCGGGCGCAAAACGAGGCGAGATCTTGCTGCCTCTCGGCGAGCCCCGGGAGGTGCGTGTGCTCTACACGTATTCGTCGGACGAGGCGTTTTCGGCCTACGAAGCCGGCCCGGCGTCCTCGCTCCGCGCGGAGAGCCTCGCGTTCCTCCGCGCGCTCGGCGCGGAGGGCAAGGTGACGTTCACGAGGTCTCGCGGCACGTTGGTCGTGCCGTGA
- a CDS encoding CehA/McbA family metallohydrolase, giving the protein MRKLVWLLLASVPMVFVLACSSDADPVPEEPTEPTCGADVLSKTFAAGSPEGHPDPFGAKAANQARAGRIRDLSKVRRPDDARNLLLDTDFVLANDTIAVFVEGARKSDGYNPFGGEINTIERVGPDGLPTGTTQYGEMLLALSRQVVAPDDVTVLADGSDGKAAIVRARGKLKNIPFLETFRGIFPDEYDFPAILDYVLEPGATKVKLRFSFVNTRAEDVTFTGKQMFGFFHSNRTNLFTDRTGYAQAKGKHTWVGFDGERSTFAVAQPGRELELGLEVSGFQYFTGSGLEAKACATVETDYAEIAGGGPELDGLREATRKAFGGPETRVVKGTVETEPATKHAGALVVAVNAGGKVLSRTHADANGAFTLNLPAEAATVTAIVPGTPAGQANVGAQDGTVRVLVPKTGSLAVTVKDSVTSTPLPVRVQVIPATAPAAFPAEWGVEEPGNGRIYQVFPTNGVATLAVPPGSHRVIVSRGYEYELFDQTVNAEADKVTEVPVSLVRSVDTTGVMCADFHIHANFSADSGDKVIEKVTSAVGDGLELPISSEHEWIIDFQPTIQKLGLTKFASSFPSEELTTFSNGHFGVLPARPTPGALNNGAVDWVGKAPPEMFSLVHKRPEQPILIVNHPTSAGFMGYFSSTNFDNATGKGRDGLWSDEFEAIEVFNDSDFDKNRQSSVKAWFSLLDAGKNVFAVGSSDSHSWRSSPVGYPRTCLPFGHDDPEKVTPEGVRDLVKAGKGVISGGLAMTVEGPGGATPGGQGSEGTYKVRVGAASWVDAQELEVIVDGQSQGTFPLTPLAGATGPGKVFENPVAVKATQSRARHYVVFVAKGKKDLAPVHPGRLPFAVSNPIFF; this is encoded by the coding sequence ATGCGAAAGCTTGTTTGGCTTCTGCTCGCGTCCGTTCCCATGGTGTTCGTGCTCGCGTGCAGCAGCGACGCCGACCCCGTCCCCGAGGAGCCCACGGAGCCGACGTGCGGCGCCGACGTGCTCTCGAAGACGTTCGCGGCCGGGAGCCCCGAGGGTCACCCCGATCCCTTCGGAGCGAAGGCGGCGAACCAGGCGCGCGCGGGGCGCATCCGCGATCTCTCGAAGGTGCGAAGGCCCGACGACGCCCGGAACCTGCTCCTCGACACCGACTTCGTGCTCGCGAACGACACGATCGCCGTCTTCGTCGAAGGCGCGCGAAAGAGCGACGGCTACAACCCGTTCGGGGGTGAGATCAACACGATCGAGCGGGTCGGGCCCGACGGCCTCCCGACGGGCACGACGCAGTACGGAGAGATGCTCCTCGCCCTCTCTCGGCAGGTGGTGGCCCCCGACGACGTCACCGTGCTCGCCGACGGGAGCGACGGAAAAGCGGCCATCGTCCGGGCCCGAGGCAAGCTCAAAAATATCCCCTTCCTCGAGACGTTCCGCGGGATTTTCCCCGACGAATACGACTTCCCCGCGATCCTCGACTACGTGCTCGAGCCCGGCGCGACGAAGGTGAAGCTGCGCTTCTCGTTCGTGAACACACGCGCGGAGGACGTGACGTTCACGGGAAAGCAGATGTTCGGCTTCTTCCACTCGAACCGCACGAACCTCTTCACCGATCGCACCGGCTACGCGCAAGCCAAGGGCAAACACACGTGGGTCGGCTTCGACGGCGAGCGGTCCACGTTCGCGGTGGCGCAGCCGGGGCGCGAGCTCGAGCTCGGCCTCGAGGTCTCGGGTTTTCAGTACTTCACGGGCTCGGGCCTCGAGGCCAAGGCGTGCGCCACCGTCGAGACCGACTACGCCGAGATCGCAGGCGGCGGACCCGAGCTCGACGGGCTCCGCGAGGCCACGCGCAAGGCCTTCGGTGGACCGGAGACCCGCGTCGTCAAGGGCACCGTGGAGACCGAGCCCGCGACCAAACACGCGGGCGCGCTCGTCGTCGCCGTGAACGCGGGTGGCAAGGTGCTCTCGCGCACGCACGCGGACGCGAACGGGGCCTTCACGTTGAACCTCCCCGCGGAGGCCGCGACCGTCACGGCGATCGTGCCGGGCACCCCCGCCGGACAAGCCAACGTAGGCGCGCAGGACGGCACGGTCCGCGTGCTCGTCCCCAAGACAGGCAGCCTCGCCGTCACCGTGAAAGACTCGGTCACGAGCACGCCGCTGCCAGTGCGCGTCCAGGTGATCCCTGCCACGGCGCCTGCGGCCTTCCCCGCCGAGTGGGGCGTGGAGGAGCCCGGAAACGGTCGAATTTACCAAGTATTTCCGACAAATGGCGTCGCCACTCTCGCCGTGCCGCCGGGCTCGCATCGCGTGATCGTCTCGCGCGGGTACGAGTACGAGCTCTTCGATCAGACGGTGAACGCCGAGGCGGACAAGGTCACCGAGGTGCCCGTGTCGCTCGTGCGGAGCGTCGACACGACCGGCGTCATGTGCGCCGACTTCCACATCCACGCGAACTTCTCGGCCGACTCGGGCGACAAGGTGATCGAGAAGGTGACGAGCGCCGTGGGCGACGGCCTCGAGCTTCCCATCTCGAGCGAGCACGAGTGGATCATCGACTTTCAGCCCACCATCCAGAAGCTCGGGCTCACCAAGTTCGCGTCGAGCTTTCCGTCGGAGGAGCTCACGACGTTCTCGAACGGGCACTTCGGCGTGCTGCCCGCGCGCCCTACGCCGGGCGCCCTCAACAACGGCGCGGTCGACTGGGTCGGCAAGGCGCCGCCCGAGATGTTCTCGCTCGTCCACAAGCGGCCCGAGCAGCCCATCCTGATCGTGAACCACCCGACCTCGGCCGGGTTCATGGGGTATTTCTCGTCGACGAACTTCGACAACGCCACCGGCAAGGGCCGCGACGGGCTCTGGAGCGACGAGTTCGAGGCCATCGAGGTCTTCAACGACTCGGACTTCGACAAGAACCGCCAATCGTCCGTGAAGGCTTGGTTCTCCCTCCTCGACGCGGGGAAGAACGTGTTCGCCGTGGGCAGCTCCGACAGCCACTCGTGGCGCTCGAGCCCCGTCGGGTACCCGCGCACGTGCCTCCCCTTCGGCCACGACGACCCCGAGAAGGTCACGCCCGAAGGCGTGCGTGACCTTGTGAAGGCCGGCAAGGGGGTCATCTCGGGCGGCCTGGCGATGACCGTCGAGGGCCCCGGAGGTGCCACCCCGGGCGGCCAAGGCTCCGAAGGAACGTACAAGGTGCGCGTGGGCGCGGCGTCGTGGGTCGACGCCCAAGAGCTCGAGGTGATCGTCGACGGGCAGTCGCAGGGCACCTTCCCGCTGACCCCTCTCGCGGGCGCCACCGGCCCCGGAAAGGTCTTCGAGAACCCCGTAGCGGTGAAGGCGACGCAGAGCCGCGCGCGGCACTACGTCGTCTTCGTCGCGAAGGGGAAGAAGGACCTCGCCCCCGTGCACCCCGGCCGCCTCCCGTTCGCCGTGTCGAACCCGATCTTCTTCTGA